A part of Rattus norvegicus strain BN/NHsdMcwi chromosome 4, GRCr8, whole genome shotgun sequence genomic DNA contains:
- the LOC120102490 gene encoding insulin-induced gene 1 protein-like, producing the protein MPRLHDHVWSYPSAGAARPYSLPRGMIAAALCPQGPGAPEPEPAPQGQREGTAAFSTRPGSWHHDLVQRSLVLFSFGVVLALVLNLLQIQRNVTLFPDEVIATIFSSAWWVPPCCGTAAAVVGLLYPCIDSHLGEPHKFKREWASVMRCIGVFVGINHASAKLDFANNVQLSLTLAALSLGLWWTFDRSLSGLGLGITIAFLATLITQFLVYNGVYQYTSPDFLYIRSWLLCIFFSGGVTVGNIGRQLAHSD; encoded by the coding sequence ATGCCCAGGCTGCACGACCACGTCTGGAGCTACCCAAGCGCGGGCGCTGCGAGGCCGTACAGCCTCCCGCGAGGCATGATTGCGGCGGCCCTCTGTCCGCAGGGCCCCGGAGCCCCCGAGCCCGAGCCCGCGCCCCAGGGCCAGCGAGAGGGAACCGCAGCCTTCAGCACACGACCCGGCAGCTGGCACCATGACCTGGTGCAGCGGAGCCTCGTGCTCTTCTCATTTGGCGTGGTCCTGGCTCTGGTGCTCAACCTGCTGCAGATCCAGCGGAATGTCACGCTCTTCCCGGACGAGGTGATAGCCACCATCTTCTCCTCCGCCTGGTGGGTGCCCCCGTGCTGTGGCACGGCAGCCGCTGTTGTCGGCTTATTGTATCCCTGTATTGACAGTCACCTGGGAGAACCACACAAGTTCAAGAGAGAGTGGGCCAGTGTCATGCGATGTATCGGGGTGTTTGTTGGCATCAACCATGCCAGTGCCAAATTAGATTTCGCCAATAATGTGCAGCTGTCCCTGACACTGGCAGCCCTGTCCTTGGGCTTGTGGTGGACGTTTGATCGATCCCTAAGTGGCCTTGGGCTCGGGATCACCATCGCCTTCCTAGCCACGCTGATCACTCAGTTTCTTGTTTATAATGGCGTCTACCAGTACACGTCCCCGGATTTCCTCTATATCCGTTCTTGGCTCCTGTGTATATTTTTCTCAGGAGGTGTCACAGTGGGAAACATAGGACGACAGTTAGCTCACAGTGACTGA